Genomic window (Acidicapsa ligni):
CTCAGGTGCATAGACCGCCAGCAGTGGCTGTAGCGGAATCACCTGCGTATTCAGCGTCGCATCGGCCATATAGTCCCCGGAAAGATAGACCTTGGCCTGTGCCTGGATATTGGTATTGACGGCAGAGCTTGTCAGGTTTGCATTTCCAACATGATTGGCAACATTCACGCGAAGATTGAGCGCGCTGATAGTTTGGTTTTGAATGACAAGCCGTGGAATCTGCAGGGTCGCATCAAGCTGAGGATTGTCGAATGTTCCTTGTCCACTAGCGTTCAGCGTGAGCATTCCAGTAAGATCAACGCCTTTATCTTTGAGCGTGCGAAGAGCATCAAGTTTAAGCCCTGTCGAAGTCAGTTTGGCTGTGTAAGCTCGCTGCTTTGGTTGAACACTGAATTGTCCCTGCACCTGGCCCGCGGGCAGTTGTACCGCCAGATCGCCATGCGCTTCATCTCCCGTTCCAGTGAAGTTGAGTTTTATCGTTCGAACAGCTTCACCATAAGCGACAACTTCTGCAAGAGATATGCTGCCGCTCCCAACTGGACTTAGCTCCGTCCCATGAAGTTTTATATTTACGTTGACTGTACCGCTTACGGGTATCTTTTGATCTGCCAGTTCTGTGAGTTCCGCAATATTGAGCTGCGTGGCATTCAGGTCAATCTGGATGGGACTCTCTTGAGTGAAAGACCATTGGTTGAGGCCTGTACTTACATCAAAAGAAATGCGGCCTCGAGATGCAGGATCAAGTTCCGCATGTTGTAGGCTTACGCGCGAGGGACTAACATCTACTGCGCTGCGTAACAATTTCCACTCTGTTCCACGAACATGGAGGTTTGAGCCAACCAACTGTCCAACGAGATGAGGCGAAGCTGTTGACCCTGTAACGATGCCCTGAAAAGATGCGGTGCCTGCAAGGCCAAGCGGTTGTAACGTCTGGCCAGGAGGCGTTGCGCGAAAGAGATCTGCGATCGTTTCCAGTTCACGTAAATCATCAGCCTGAAGTCGCAAGTCGAGATTAGATCGATCACTCACGAGTCCATTCATGGTTAGATTGGTCTGAGGTGTTCGCACAAAACTATTGGTAAGTTGGATCTGCTTACTGCTCGCCGTATAGTGTCCATGCAGAGCACTCTCGACTGAAACATCTGTCAAAGATACGGCTGGCTTGATTCCTTTTCCGCTTGTTTGAGTTAGATGTCCATGAATCGTTGCGTCCGTTTGGGCTACGAGATTATTAAGCGTTTTTCCCCACGTTGCTGAGGCCTGTGCGTTCAGTGTACCCGTCAATGCAACATTGCCTGTCGATGCGGATGAAGCGAAAGTGCGTTTCAATTCCTGGAGAGAGATTCCATGAAGAGAAGCATTCAACTTGGAATGTGTATCTCCACCAACGCCGTTCATCGCGCCGGTTGCTTCAAGTTGGCCGCCCAATAAACTAGCTCTAAAATTGTTAAGCGTCACATCACCATCGTGCAGTGAATAATGTCCATCTATATTGGTGATGCGCGAATGAGTGGCCTGCAGTTTCACATCTAACTGTTGGCTGGCCAATTCGCCATTTACATCAATTGCATTGATCACAGAATGTCCGGTAGCGAGGTGGTAATGCGCAGTACCCTTGGTATGAATCAGTCCGCTTGGTAGAGACTTATTCTCAAGTATTTTGCCAATCTGGCTGCCATCAAGGTTGGCATCATACGAGAGATCAATGATTGGATCATCGTAATTTTGCAACGTCCCACTAATAGATAGCTGAGATGTATCGCATGTGAGTTGTGCTTTTGTCAGTTCAAAGCGAGTTCGCGTCGCTTCAAATTCGGCATCGAGATTGTGAGGAATGGGCTTGAGAGATCCTGAGATCAGATGCCCGTCGTCATATGCCAATCGACCGGAATATTTTTGTAGCAGGTTATTGAAGGATGCTCGAAATTCGACATCATGTAAATCAGCTTCGAGAACACTCTGCTTGTCGTTGTAATAGACCTCTCCTTTAGTCAAGACGGCTCTTCGAATTGCTAAATCAAACAAGGTCGTGCTGCTGTTACCGCTGCCTCCACCTTTTAATTTAGGTAGATTGGACACTCCGTTTGCATCAACGAATAATCGAACGATTGGCCTATCAATGCGAAGAGTGTCTAGGTACCATTTTCCATGCAGGATAGAGACGATGCGAACTCCGACCTGGGCATGATCAACCTTAAGCAGGGGTGGGTTTGAATAGGGAGCAGCTCCATCGACTGTAATGCCATAAGCATCAAGGCTCAGATTCGATAGGTTCAAAACAAAATCATGTAGCTGAACATGAACGCCTAATGCGGAACTCGCCTCCTTTTCCGCAGTCTCCAATATGTATGCATGGACGCGCTTATTGTGCAGCGCGATCGTGAGACCGATGCCAATCAACGCTATCAATGTAACGACACAAACCGAAGCCCATGCGATCACCTTTAGAACAAGTCGCCCATGGCGCGGGGAATCAGCCGAGGAGGGAGGAGTTGAATTGGGTTGTGTCGTATCCAATGGATGCCTCGCTCAGAACGCTTGTCCAATGCTGATGAAATATTGCGTTGCCTGGATTCCAGGAGTGGGATTGAGATTGCGTCCCAGGTCAACTCGAATCGGCCCTACAGGCGTTGCATAGCGTAGCCCCAGGCCGGCGTTGTTGGAATAGAGAGACGTGAAGTCATGAAATCCAACATTGGGAAATACATTTCCGCCATCGTAGAACACAACAATACCAAGACCTTTTTTAATAGGCAGAGGAATGCGTGCTTCCGAATTGATCAAAAGAAGTTCATTGCCGCCACTTGGCACCTGGACGAAGGAACAATCGGTGCTCGACCCGCTGCTGCAAACCTTAACCTGCCGTTGAGGCCCGGCGCCATCTAATGGAAAACCACGAAGGCTATTACCTCCACCGGTGAAGAAAGCCTCACTCAGCGGCACTCTACTGCCACCGTACGGTTGAGCTAGGCCAATCCGAATGCTGTTAGCAAAGATGATGTTGTGATAGCCCTGCTTGTAGTAAGCGAGCTGCCCAGTCAGCTTTGTGAAGTCAACGCTTGAGCCCAGTTTTGTCGAATTGAAATCAAGCTCCATCGATCGCAAAATACCCTTGTGCGCGTCGAGAACATTATCGCGTGTATCGCGAGTCAGGTTGGCGGCCAGCGTAGAAAGACGAACATGCTGATCTTCTGGTAAGACCAGGGATGGAATTTCAATTCGAGTTAGATCTGTCTGGCTAAAGCTATAACGTAAAAACAACGTGTTGAAATGCGCTTTGTCTAAACTTCTCTGAAGCTGAAAACTCCCTAACTCCTGTTGCGAAGAGAACACTGGATTTTCTTCGTTGCGCTCCCCTGATACAGATGCAGTTGCTCTCCAGTTCGACCATAGAAAATTTGGATCGATATAGTAAGCCGCCCCGCGTTGATCGAGTCTTCCCGCGAATCCAGTGAAGGAAAGTGATTCGCCCTTGCCTCGAAAGTTGTTACGCGTATATTGAAATGTTCCTCGCGGCCCATAGAATGTCGTTTGGCTGGTCGTAAAATTAGGAGGCAGTCCGACTGGCGGCAGACCAGGAACAGCAACTGTTCCGCTCGGAATGCTTCCGCCACGATTGATCACTTCAAATCCAAAACCATATGTGATCTGATTTCGTTTGGCTTCATGCACCCTTACGAGAACATCTTCTTTAGTCTGCGTCGTGATCTGGCGTTTCGGATCGACCTCTGCCCAATCAAACACGCCGGTATGGTTGTAAAGCTGACTCTCCGCCGTCAATAGGTTTGTTTCGGTGAGAGGCTCTCCGCTCTTGATGGAGACGATATCTTTGTCAATCAATCGTTGCCTTGTCTTCATGCGGCCGAGAGTCACAATATCTCCAGCGAAGACGCGCGGACCCTCATAAATGTGATATACCACATCGATATGATGTGGATCGCTCTTCGATACTATCGTTGCTGTTTGTCTAAAGCTCGCTGTCAAATATCCGGCTTGTAAGTAATGAGCAATAACGCTTGCGCGATCGGATTGAACCAGCGCTTGTGAGTAGGGTTTATCGGTTGCGAGCTTCAACCCAGTCGGGGCGAAACTGGACTCAGGAAAAGTGTCTGCGCCGTCAATCGTGAGTGTTCTTACAATATCGCGCGGCCCCTCATTCACCTGAAAAGATACCCGGATATCTGCTCCATTGTTTACTACAGTGGGTGTGATGTGAACACTACTGAAGCCTTCGGATTGGTAGACGCCTTCAAGATTTTTTACGCTTGAGCGCACAAGTTTTTCGCTGAACTTTCCCGAAGAAAATAAGTGAGACTTTTCGACTCCAAGATGCGGCGCAAGTTTGTCTGAAGCGATCTGGGTATTTCCATGCAAACTTACCTCTGTAACTTTATGTTTTTTTTCTTTCGTGATCTGGTAAACGATGATCTGACCGGATTTACCATTCCGAAATTGCGCGTCAACCTTAACGTCGAAGAATCCCTTTGCCTGAAAGTAAGATATGAGAGCCTGTTTGCCTTCCTGTATCGATTCGTCATCAACACTGATTCCCTGGTACATCGGCAATAGAGATTTGCGTGTCCAACTGAACAGGTGAGCTCCCTCCACCTGGACATGCGTAAACGGCCCGGCCTGCACTGTGAAATGGATATCTGCGCGATTCAAATCTGCGTGATATTCAGCTCCCGCGAGCTTCACCTGTGCTCCGAGATGATCCTGTTTAGCCAATTCGTTTTCGAGATATTTGACTGCTCTTGAGAGAGTAGATCGGCGATAGGGGCGTCCTTGTCGAATAGCGGCGCCGTGACCGCGCGCGAGCAGAGTCTGAAGGCTTTGATTGAGAATCGCGGCCTGTTGTGGAGTCGCGTCGGCAATCACTATATTTCCAAATTGCGCCCGACGTTTGAGCGTCACGTGGAACAGGACATTGGCAAGACGATGAGGTTGATCAAGTTTTGTTTCCGGCTGCACCTCTGCCTGAAAAAAACCTTCCTGCCGAAAAAACATCAATAGGCTTTGGCGATCCCTCTCTATGTCCTCTGCGTTAAAAGGAGCTTCAGATGGAAAATTGGTCGCTTGCAAAAGCCGTGAATACGAGAATTGCTCGGCGCCGGGGAACTGAAAGATTCCGAACGAAATGGATGGTTCCAGAATCATCAGGACTCGAACTCCGTCTGCCTCTGGATCGACCTGCAGGCGTACTTCTTCGAAGTGTCCGTGAGCCTTTAACGATGTTACCGTTTGATCAATTTTATCTTTTGAAAATGGCTCGCCAGCCTTTTGTATAAAGAGAGGAGAGAACTGAGACGTGGAGATATCCGGGCGTCCCGCAATTTCTATCGCTGTTACTTTTTGTCCTTCATAGGACGAGAGAATCTCGGTTGACGCTGGGGAATCCTTGGGCACCTGCTCTGTTGATGGCCTTGGATTCTGCGCACCTGTTGGAAGAGTGAAGGCGACAAGCAGAAACATCAAAACTTGCCAGTACAATCCATGCAGCTTCCATTGCCGATCCTTGTTTTTGACCAGCATGCAGTGCAAATCCTCCGAAGTAAAAACATTATCTACTATTGGATGCATGTGGTCAGTGCTCAGTTGATCACTCCTGAAAAGGAAGCCCAATGCAGGAACGACTGCCTGCAATTTCCAAATGGTTTCAAAACGACGCGTCAGGCGCTGTGCTGAAGCCGAAATTCTGGCACCCAATCGAGGGCGCTTCGCATCCATCATTACAGCAAGATGCATCATGACAGGCGAGGGGGCACGGTCTTGAACGATAACGATACTGATCCTCTCCCTGCGTCCAAACCCGGCGTGGTACTTGCTCACGAAATTAACCGGCGAGGGTTCAGAGAATTCTGCCTCCGTTCTGGTACATATTCGCTGTGGGATCTGCATGGAATATCTCTCCGGACACTTGCCTCCAGAACGTGGAAATCAGCGCAGGAAGATCGTCTATTGGATCGATCCGCAGAACTCGGCTTTTACTTTTTCTTCGCCCTTTTCCCCGCGCTTTTTAGTGCGAGTTCAATTCTGGGATTAGCTGCAAAATCTGCCGATCTGATCTATGACCGGCTTCTCAATTACCTCGCGCTTGTCATACCATCCTCGGCGTTGGGAACGGTGCTCGATACCTTTAATGAGACCACGGCTGCTTCTACTCCGGGCAAAATAACCTTTGGTCTCATCGTGGCAATCTGGTCGGCCGCTATTGGTATTTCTGCGGTACAAGATACGCTCAACGTTGTCTGTGGAGTACGCGAAACGCGCTCCTATTTTGTAGCCCGCTTATATGCAATCCGACTCACGATTATCCTGAGCGCAATCATCACACTTGTCCTGACATGCCTCTTTGGAGGAGATTTCGTAGCTCGAATGGTGTATCCTCATGCCGATGGTCACCTTATGCCGATGGTAGTAAGTGTGATGGCAAGACTTATAGGGTGGGGAATTGCGATCATTCTGTTATCGCTTTCCTTTGCAGTCACCTATTATTGGGCACCAGACATCAAGAACCGTAAATGGCGTTGGTTTACGCCTGGCGCAATGATCGGCATATTAGGATGGTTTCTGGCATCCCTTGGCCTGCGTCTATATCTCCATTACTTCAATACATATTCAATTACGTATGGCTCGCTGGGGGTCGTGATTATTTTACTTACATGGTTTTATATCACTGGACTCATGCTGCTTCTTGGTGCAGAGATCAACAATGAACTTGAAATCGCCGAAGCGGTGTGCAACGCATCTGCATCATCTTTGTGAATCCGCTTTAGCGCCGGTTAACCGAGAAAACGATCCCAGATATTCGCAGATAATGACCAACAATGACCAACATTGATCAGCAAAAGCCAGAGCGATTGAATACGGTAATTGCGTTGAAGTTTAGTCGAGGTTCAAAGGTTCAGGTTGAAGTAAACGGACATTTTGTATCGCTTTACACGCTTTCAGAGGTAAAAGGAGACCCAAATGACCACACCCAAAAAATGCGCACATCCTGCCTGTAATTGTTTGGCAAGCGAAGGCAATAAATACTGCAGCGACCATTGCAGGACAGCCAAAAACCTGACGGAACTAACCTGTCAATGTCGACACCCAGAATGCAATGCCTAGCATCATCCGCCTGTGGGCAAATTGAGAAGTTCATTTTCTGCAGGCTTGCGCAAACTGCGATAGCCCTCAGAAGAAACGGTCCTTCTTGCCTCGAATGGCACGATATGTTAATTTCGTTTTAATGTTAGTTGAGATCAGTCTAGTGCTCGCTCGCTGTTGTGCATCTCCTGCGCACGCGACCTGTTGTTGTCCTCGCTAGACACCGCGATCTCCTAGTTCCTCAATCTCCAGGAAACATTCATTCAATTGTTGCCGTCCACTGTTTGACGCTCTGCTCTCTCAACTTTTGACAATCTACATGAACAATTTATAAGGAGCCTCGTAATGGCCCATTGGTGCCGCGTTGTTTTATTGCCTGCTTTATTTGTATTAAGTTTAGCGTCAGTAACTGTATCGCCAGCGTTCGCGCAATTAGTCGGTGGAACCATCGCTGGCAGCATCGTAGATTCAGGCGGAGCCTCTGTTGTCGGAGCAGCCGTGGTGATTCGCAATGAAGAAACCGGAGGAGTTCGCCAACTGGTTACATCGCAATACGGCACCTTCTCGGCACCATCCATTCCCGTTGGCACCTATACCCTCTCTGTGACCCTGGATGGATTTGCTCCGCTCAAGCGAACAGGCATTGCGCTTACCGTTGGGCAGAGCCTTGAGCTTCATCTCAAGTTGAATGTTGGCAAGGTTGAGCAGCTTGTTACCGTCGTCGATACTCCTTCCGGGGTTGACACCTCTACATTGCAGTCTCAGGGGCTGGTCAACGAACGCCAGGTGAAGGAACTGCCTCTGAATGGGCGCAGCTTTGACCAATTGCTGCAACTAAATCCAGCCTCTATCAGCTACACCACGCAAAGGTCTGGAGGCGTCGGAACCTCGAATTCTTCCGTAGGAAATATGTATTCGATTTCGGGTCGCAGGCCGCAGGACAATCTCTTTCTGCTGAATGGAATTGAATACACCGGGGCATCGCTGATCAACGTTACGCCAGGTGGAACAAGCGGCCAACTACTCGGCGTAGAAGCTGTGCGCGAGTTCAATGTCGTTAGCGACACATACGGAGCCAACTACGGTAAGCGGACAGGAGCGCAGGTATCCATCATCACCGCTTCCGGCAGCAATCAAGTACACGGCTCAGTCTACGAGTTCTTTCGTAACAGCGCATTGGATGCACGCAACTTCTTCGATCAATCTCAGATTCCAGCCTTTGGAAGAAATGATTATGGCGCAGCGCTGGGTGGTCCGTTGCGTAAAGATAAGCTTTTCGCATTCGGCAATTACGAGGGATATCGCCAACACCTCGGTTTGAGTGATGTAACGTTCGTTCCCGATAATGCATCCAGAGCCGCCGCAGTTGCGAGCGTGCAACCGTTGCTATCGTTGTGGCCTGTTGGAACTACAGAATTGGGCGGAGGAATCGCCGAAGCATTTTCGAATCCACCGCAGCACGTAAGAGAAGACTTCGGCACAACGCGTGTTGACGCCAACCTTACCAATCAGGATCTTTTCTTTGCAGCTTATACCGTGGATGACAGCGATGCGACGACCCCGTCCGCCAATCCTTATTCCTCAATCTACGAGCGATTGCGCGAGCAGGTATTGAGTGCGCAGGAGCAGCATGTTTTCTCACCGGCATTACTCAATACCTTGCGCGTTGGCTACTCCCGCGCAGCGTTTGCCTTCAATAGCATCCTGTCCGGTTCGGTTCCGGGATGGGTCGCGGGTGGACCGGTAGGTTCAATCGTGATCGCCGGCAGCACCGCCTCCAATGGTGCTTCGCAAGTGACTCTGGCCGGCGCTAATACCGGCAGCAATAACGAGACCGTACGCAATCTCTTTACCGTCGACGACCATATCTATTGGACTCATGGCAAGCATCAGATTGAGGCAGGAGTATGGTTGCAGCGCATGCAGTCAAACGACTTTCTTGCGCAGAATCAATATGGTCAGGCATCTTTTTCTACGCTGGCCACATTTGAGCAAGGTGCGGTATCGAAGTACACGATCGTTCCGTCGCCCACAGAATTGGGATGGCGTTCACTCTTCTCCGCTGGATTTATTGAAGACTCGTGGAAAGCCACTCCTCGCCTCGAACTCCGCGCAGGTATTCGGATCGAATCTTCAAACGGATGGAATGAAGTACAGGGTCGCGCATCGAACTACGATTTCACCAACGGAGTCATCAACACGAATCCGACAGTTAGCAGCTCAGCTCTGTCTGACAATCGCGCCAAGTTTCTTCCCGAACCACGCATTGGAGCGACGTATGATCTACTCGGCAACGGCAAAACTGCGCTGAAGGCCAGCTTCGGTTTACACCGCGCCTTACTAGATACTCTCGATTACCGTTTGGATCAAACAGCGCCCTTCAACACAACACTTTCCTTCAGCAACACCACCGTGAGCGATCTTCCCGAACTCTCAACAGGGCAGGTACCGGGCCTGGTTTCTCCAAGCAACGTACAACGCAATCTCGAGACACCGACGGTACTGTCGTGGACAGCTAAAGTAGAGCAGGAAATCGCACCGCGAACCACGTTGACGATTGGCTATATCGGCTCGCATGGTTATCACCAGATTCTCTCTGAAGACCAGAATACGCCCGCTGCGGTGATCTGCCCCTCGCCATCTTGCCCTGGTTCACTTGCGGATGGCACGGTCTACTATCCGACAACGAAACTAGCTAACCCGGCACTCGCCAACTCCACGTCATGGGTGTCTCAGGGCATCAGTAATTACAA
Coding sequences:
- a CDS encoding translocation/assembly module TamB domain-containing protein, whose translation is MDTTQPNSTPPSSADSPRHGRLVLKVIAWASVCVVTLIALIGIGLTIALHNKRVHAYILETAEKEASSALGVHVQLHDFVLNLSNLSLDAYGITVDGAAPYSNPPLLKVDHAQVGVRIVSILHGKWYLDTLRIDRPIVRLFVDANGVSNLPKLKGGGSGNSSTTLFDLAIRRAVLTKGEVYYNDKQSVLEADLHDVEFRASFNNLLQKYSGRLAYDDGHLISGSLKPIPHNLDAEFEATRTRFELTKAQLTCDTSQLSISGTLQNYDDPIIDLSYDANLDGSQIGKILENKSLPSGLIHTKGTAHYHLATGHSVINAIDVNGELASQQLDVKLQATHSRITNIDGHYSLHDGDVTLNNFRASLLGGQLEATGAMNGVGGDTHSKLNASLHGISLQELKRTFASSASTGNVALTGTLNAQASATWGKTLNNLVAQTDATIHGHLTQTSGKGIKPAVSLTDVSVESALHGHYTASSKQIQLTNSFVRTPQTNLTMNGLVSDRSNLDLRLQADDLRELETIADLFRATPPGQTLQPLGLAGTASFQGIVTGSTASPHLVGQLVGSNLHVRGTEWKLLRSAVDVSPSRVSLQHAELDPASRGRISFDVSTGLNQWSFTQESPIQIDLNATQLNIAELTELADQKIPVSGTVNVNIKLHGTELSPVGSGSISLAEVVAYGEAVRTIKLNFTGTGDEAHGDLAVQLPAGQVQGQFSVQPKQRAYTAKLTSTGLKLDALRTLKDKGVDLTGMLTLNASGQGTFDNPQLDATLQIPRLVIQNQTISALNLRVNVANHVGNANLTSSAVNTNIQAQAKVYLSGDYMADATLNTQVIPLQPLLAVYAPEEAANISGQTEVHATLHGPLKNKNLLEAHVTIPMLSMSYGKTIQLAAASPIHVDYKNGVVDLQRASIRGTDTDLQLQGSIPTAGNAPISAMLLGTVNLQLAQLFDPDIRTSGELKFNVNSHGNGADFGGQIQIVDAAFASDDLPVGLQHGNGVLTLSKDRLSITNFQGSMGGGTLTAQGGVALRAGAQFDLGITAKDLRILYPQGVRESVDANLRLAGTTKSAVLGGSVNLSDLSFTSAFDLSSFINQFSGGVSSPPTQGFSQDLQLNLAVRSSNNVNLVSRTLSVGGSANLQVRGTAATPVILGRVNLDSGDIILNGDRFLLNGGTIEFVNPSETEPVVNLSLKTTIQQYDVYLRFNGPVDQLRTNYSSDPALPSADIINLLAFGQTTEASAASSASTTTNQAAESLVASQVSSQVTSRVSKIAGISQLSINPVLANGTSQGPAGANITIQQRVTGNLFITFSSNVASTQSQTIQGQYQLSPRVAVSATRDQNGGFAVDTLLKKSW
- a CDS encoding YihY/virulence factor BrkB family protein — protein: MNDNDTDPLPASKPGVVLAHEINRRGFREFCLRSGTYSLWDLHGISLRTLASRTWKSAQEDRLLDRSAELGFYFFFALFPALFSASSILGLAAKSADLIYDRLLNYLALVIPSSALGTVLDTFNETTAASTPGKITFGLIVAIWSAAIGISAVQDTLNVVCGVRETRSYFVARLYAIRLTIILSAIITLVLTCLFGGDFVARMVYPHADGHLMPMVVSVMARLIGWGIAIILLSLSFAVTYYWAPDIKNRKWRWFTPGAMIGILGWFLASLGLRLYLHYFNTYSITYGSLGVVIILLTWFYITGLMLLLGAEINNELEIAEAVCNASASSL
- a CDS encoding POTRA domain-containing protein, with the protein product MLVKNKDRQWKLHGLYWQVLMFLLVAFTLPTGAQNPRPSTEQVPKDSPASTEILSSYEGQKVTAIEIAGRPDISTSQFSPLFIQKAGEPFSKDKIDQTVTSLKAHGHFEEVRLQVDPEADGVRVLMILEPSISFGIFQFPGAEQFSYSRLLQATNFPSEAPFNAEDIERDRQSLLMFFRQEGFFQAEVQPETKLDQPHRLANVLFHVTLKRRAQFGNIVIADATPQQAAILNQSLQTLLARGHGAAIRQGRPYRRSTLSRAVKYLENELAKQDHLGAQVKLAGAEYHADLNRADIHFTVQAGPFTHVQVEGAHLFSWTRKSLLPMYQGISVDDESIQEGKQALISYFQAKGFFDVKVDAQFRNGKSGQIIVYQITKEKKHKVTEVSLHGNTQIASDKLAPHLGVEKSHLFSSGKFSEKLVRSSVKNLEGVYQSEGFSSVHITPTVVNNGADIRVSFQVNEGPRDIVRTLTIDGADTFPESSFAPTGLKLATDKPYSQALVQSDRASVIAHYLQAGYLTASFRQTATIVSKSDPHHIDVVYHIYEGPRVFAGDIVTLGRMKTRQRLIDKDIVSIKSGEPLTETNLLTAESQLYNHTGVFDWAEVDPKRQITTQTKEDVLVRVHEAKRNQITYGFGFEVINRGGSIPSGTVAVPGLPPVGLPPNFTTSQTTFYGPRGTFQYTRNNFRGKGESLSFTGFAGRLDQRGAAYYIDPNFLWSNWRATASVSGERNEENPVFSSQQELGSFQLQRSLDKAHFNTLFLRYSFSQTDLTRIEIPSLVLPEDQHVRLSTLAANLTRDTRDNVLDAHKGILRSMELDFNSTKLGSSVDFTKLTGQLAYYKQGYHNIIFANSIRIGLAQPYGGSRVPLSEAFFTGGGNSLRGFPLDGAGPQRQVKVCSSGSSTDCSFVQVPSGGNELLLINSEARIPLPIKKGLGIVVFYDGGNVFPNVGFHDFTSLYSNNAGLGLRYATPVGPIRVDLGRNLNPTPGIQATQYFISIGQAF
- a CDS encoding carboxypeptidase-like regulatory domain-containing protein; translated protein: MAHWCRVVLLPALFVLSLASVTVSPAFAQLVGGTIAGSIVDSGGASVVGAAVVIRNEETGGVRQLVTSQYGTFSAPSIPVGTYTLSVTLDGFAPLKRTGIALTVGQSLELHLKLNVGKVEQLVTVVDTPSGVDTSTLQSQGLVNERQVKELPLNGRSFDQLLQLNPASISYTTQRSGGVGTSNSSVGNMYSISGRRPQDNLFLLNGIEYTGASLINVTPGGTSGQLLGVEAVREFNVVSDTYGANYGKRTGAQVSIITASGSNQVHGSVYEFFRNSALDARNFFDQSQIPAFGRNDYGAALGGPLRKDKLFAFGNYEGYRQHLGLSDVTFVPDNASRAAAVASVQPLLSLWPVGTTELGGGIAEAFSNPPQHVREDFGTTRVDANLTNQDLFFAAYTVDDSDATTPSANPYSSIYERLREQVLSAQEQHVFSPALLNTLRVGYSRAAFAFNSILSGSVPGWVAGGPVGSIVIAGSTASNGASQVTLAGANTGSNNETVRNLFTVDDHIYWTHGKHQIEAGVWLQRMQSNDFLAQNQYGQASFSTLATFEQGAVSKYTIVPSPTELGWRSLFSAGFIEDSWKATPRLELRAGIRIESSNGWNEVQGRASNYDFTNGVINTNPTVSSSALSDNRAKFLPEPRIGATYDLLGNGKTALKASFGLHRALLDTLDYRLDQTAPFNTTLSFSNTTVSDLPELSTGQVPGLVSPSNVQRNLETPTVLSWTAKVEQEIAPRTTLTIGYIGSHGYHQILSEDQNTPAAVICPSPSCPGSLADGTVYYPTTKLANPALANSTSWVSQGISNYNGLEVDVKRQFSKGLQLRGVYTWSKNLDDGSAWNTSVSANTPAFVSFPGNPKLDYGPAATNITHAAAINGTWELPVGKGHLALANASSLVQNLAGGWALSGIATLQSGFPFSPQLGYNPTGNGDSRNPARPQLNPDFHGKLYARTQSDWFNPDAFLAPYPGTFGNTSRDSLVGPGLTDVDLSLSKSTVVHDRVRAQFRVEYFNVLNHSNFTTPNAVVFSTGPTPAKPDTAAAVSPTAGVVTATATTSRQLQFALKFLF